Below is a genomic region from Eupeodes corollae chromosome 1, idEupCoro1.1, whole genome shotgun sequence.
actaggctcaggcaaatagtcttgagtttcaacagtgtgagcgagcgcatcacgacaatccgcatcaaggctaaattctccaacataagcctaatatgtgaGCAGAaatatgaagacaccaaagacatattcttcgagctcttggacaaaaaatatgagcagtgccctggctatgacattaaaattgtcttaagagTTTTTAATGACAAGCTAGGAatagagaagacatctttggtggcataatagggagatacagcctgcacgacactacctccgacaaggAATTCAGGAttatcgatttcgctgcggggtgaGACaatctggtagctagtacgcagttcacacatctcaatatccacaaggggacatcgaaatctcttgatcaatcaaccgtcaaccagattgaccacattgcgaacgacacacgacacttctccagtttACAGGATATCCGACCTTAACGAAGGGTCAATAttaactcggaccactacctcgttgtagccaatttacggctacggatatccctaTCCAAACCAAAACagggaagtactgtgagaagtttctaCGTTAGACGGATACAATCGCAGAAGACTgctatgtccttttccgatcgagtctccaataacctcttaaggtatcctatgctgcctgcattaagcattgaaaatcaGTGGCACAAGAGGCtacacaaaaggactagagctgcttgcgagttctacgagcagaaaaggagagagaaacaccggcttcttagatggaaaaaaagagagcatgagaagcgcgtgatagaggagatagagggatgtcacaacaggaatgaggttcgtaaattttaccaaaaggtaaaagaaacctcccaagggtaccagcgacgcagatcaacaattccgcctacccgaccttgacgaagtgaagatagctatatctaaacttaagtcgaACAAAGCTGCTGGTGCTGATggaatcgctgccgaactaaacaaagcagcaggcgatgacttagtacggagcatgcaccaactcatctgcaaaatatggtcggaagaaagcatgcccgatgagtggaatctcagcatggtttgcccaatacatacaataggagaccctctaaattgcgccaactacagaggcattagtctccttaacattgcacataagatcctctctgccgtattatgtgaatgtctgaagccGCTAGTTAACAACCTGACTggtccttaccagtgtggcttcagaccaggaaagtataCTGTcggccaaatattcacactacggcagatcacggaaaaaacccaggaaattcaaattgattccCACAatctcttaatcgattttaaagccacgtatgacagcatcaatgttaaacttatccgtttgtgcagaatgacgatggagaatgcacgctgctctatcaaggtcggaaaagatctcaccgatgtatttgatgtcaaaaaaggtttaagacaaggcgatgcactgtcatgcgacttcttcaacatcgttctggaaagaattgtgcaaaattcaaccgtcaacactagaggcacaatcttccaaaggtccatcgaactactcggatatgcagatgatattgacataattggaagatcaaagcgtgatgtcagtggagcgtttttgagcattgcgacgaaagcgaaggagatgggtttagtggtcaatgagggcaagaccaacatgctgtcatcaaaaaaggaaactGAACAACgacttggacaaaacgtcaccctggacagctataactttgactttgtctacctaggcaccgctattaacacagacaacgacaccagcgctgaaatcaaacgaagaataactcttgcaaatcgctgcttctttggacttagaaggcaattgagaagtaaagtcctccctCAAACATCTAAAATCATTATCAATAAGACACTtattatcccggttctcattgaTGGCGCTGAGACTTgggccctgtcaaagaaagatgagagcgtcttaggatgcttcgagagaaaaattcttcgggtgatttttggtcccgtacgcatggatggagaatggaggagaagatataacgacgaactgttcgaactgtacagcgacactgacctagttagcagaattaaagtggCCCAGGTcggcccggactgtagcgccaccttaagttagtaagcaAGTAAGCCGAAGATCTTTGATTTACTGGCAGTGTTTAGCGGGAATCGCCAGAAAGTAAAAGCAATGCTTCTCCAAAACATCTCGAGTCATTGCcgtaatattttattgttctaATGCACGTGTATGTGCCATTGTGTATTAGTCCCAGGTGATGATTTTCAATGCCGATAAAACTTTGGCCATTGCTGAGTGCTTTGCAATATATCACGTTGGTTCTTCGATAGTGTTAAGATTTAAACAATGTGACAAGACAACTAACATGAGGAATGTCGTATCAGTTCCACCAGGGGCATCTAGGAAATATAAACCAAGATTTTCATCGATTGCCTTCATTAAAGATTCATAAACTTCCTTTTGTTGGAAATTCAACAGGGGTAAAGATTCGTTTCAACTATTAAATCTAACTCATAGAGATCATATTCACGTTCCCGTTCCAATTCTTGATTAAATGCGTCATTCATTTCACGATTGGGCTTTGGCTTTCGAACAACCTCTGTTGTTCGCtcgacttattttaaaattgatttcttacaTTATGATGATTGTTACACACGATTTTGATCTATACGAATGCGATGGAATATAAGTTCTGCGTTCTAACCATTcctatctcaaaaacgggtgtgttttttcaaaaagcaTTTCAGTGATTCCAAATATATTCAATATTCATTCATACATTATTTCGTAATGTCTTTGATATCGTTAATGTCAAAATGTAtaattgagtttaaaaaagTATCCCAAGCTTAGTACGATATCCAATGCAAAGCTAATGTATTTTTAACGTCTACAGCGTCTACAGGTGATTcacattcaaaaccaaaaaaaaattaaaaccaccaTAAACCGTCTGCGACATCATTACCTTttatgtttgtatctttttttatgtaaaagaaGATAACACACCCATGTCGCCCAGACCAAGGCCAAGGTTACTCCAAAAACGTGAcattatttgcatttaaatttctaTACGCTTGTGGTTAACTTGCTAAAAGATTAATGATCAAAATTCAATTCCATGAAATTCTGACGTCTACAATTATTTGGCTATTGTTATGTCTTCTTTCTACCTGtgtcaaaaatccaaaaagaaatatattaaagtttaaatgaTTAATGTTTTAAGTGGGTTTAAAATCCATCCTTCAAACCAGAAGCAACAAAAGACCAACTCAAAATAAGCAGACCAAATTCACAAATAAAGTTTTcttgttcgttttattttgcGACTTAATCGCGTGtaactcttaaaaataaattcctatATACTCATATCTACATAATGAAAATCAGACTAAATTCAGCTTAAACATCGGCATCAGTATCGGCATCTTCTGGATTCGTACTAAATTGGTCATAATCGAAGACGTTATATTCTTGATCAGAATTCTTATTGACATGGGGACCTATGTAGCTGCCAGGTtgcaagttttgaaaattattttcgggCTTTTCTTCGACCTGACGGGCTTGTTGCTCTTCTCTGTTCAACGGCTTGGGATCTTGTACTGACGAATCATCTGGGATTTGTGTATTGACCGTATCCGTGTAGGAAGCAGCTGCTTCATAGTTTTGCTGtggtatttgttgttgttggtcctCAACGGATGAAATGTAGCCATATTGACCCTCAAAGTTGTATGGATCCTGATTTTGGATGCCATATCCATTGTTTGAACCCTGATATTGACCATCTTGGAAGCTTTGTTGAGGAGCAAAGGTTTGTTGACCTTCTAACCCCAGACTTGTTTGAGCCTGGACGATTTGTTGATAGGGAATTCCCTGATACGAATTCGGTTGGACTCCTCCGAACTGTTGTGATGTTATTGGATTACCTTGATAGGAAAGATATCCTATTGGAGGAGTGTACTCATCTTGATAGCCTTGACTCGAATATGTATCTCTTGTTGTCCTGTGGTGAGCAGGTGCCGATGATGAATCAACTTTATCAATGTTTCCGCTggaaatttcttcttcttcttcttgtccATTGTTCGTTTCTGTAAGCTTGTTTGACCTTAAATCTATTCCTTCAACCTTCTGCTCTTGAGCTTCAGAGCTGGATCTTTGGTTTCTAATTGTTGACAATTCCCCAAATCCTCCAACCTTCTGCTCTTGAGCTACATCGACTACTTGGTTGGCAGTAGCCGATGGAAACTCAAAAAACGACTCCGACACGGCTCCTGAGGCAGATGCTGCATTCAGGGGTAATTCGGCTCCTTTTGGAGGAAGATATGTTAGACTGTCAGGTGAAAGCGTAATACTACTGGGGGCCAAAGTTGAGGAGACAATATATTCTTGGGGCTTCGCTGTTGTTGAAACGATTATAGGTGCCTGGTAGACTGCTAAAGGCTTCACTGTTGTTGGAGTATTGGTGTACTTTATGGCGGACTGTTGTCCATAAGTGCTCAAAGTACTGATTGCGGGCTTTTGGTACACTGATTGTTCAAAACCAGTGAAAGCTGTCTGAGGTTTAGCAGTAACAGTGATAATAGGTTTTAAGGTTGTTGGTGTACTTGTGTACTTAATGGCGGACTGTTGGCCGTAAGTGTTGAAAGTACTGATTGCGGGCTTTTGGTACACTGATTGTCCGTAGCCACTGAAAGCTGTTTGAGGCTTAGCAGTGACAGAGATTATGGGCTTCAATGTTGTTGGTGTACTTGTGTACTTAATGGCGGACTGTTGGCCGTAAGTGTTGAAAGTACTGATTGCGGGCTTTTGGTACACTGATTGTCCGTAGCCACTGAAAGCTGTTTGGGGCTTAGCAGTAACAGTGATGATTGGCTTCAAGGTTGTTGGTGTATTTGTGTACTTAATAGCAGACTGTTGGCCGTAAGTGTTGAAAGTACTGATTGCGGGCTTTTGGTACACTGATTGTTTGTAGCCACTGAAAGCTGTTTGAGGCTTAGCAGTGACGGAGATGATGGGCTTCAATGTTGTTGGTGCACTTGTGTACTTAATAGCAGACTGTTGGCCGTAAGTGTTGAAAGTACTGATTGCGGGCTTTTGGTACACTGATTGTCCGTAACCGCTGAAAGCTGTTTGAGGCTTAGCAGTTACAGTTAAAGGCTTAGATGTGGTTGGAGTGTTAGTGTACTTAATGGCAGATTGTTGACCATAAGTGTTGAAAGTACTGATTGCGGGTTTTTGGTACACTGATTGTCCATAACCACTAAAAGCGGTTTGTGGAGTGTTAGTGTACTTGATAGCTGTTTGTTGTCCAAAAGTATTGTAAGCTGTTTGAGGCTTAGTAGTAACAGTGATGGGTTTGAATGTTGTTGGAGTGTTTGTGTACTTTATGGCAGATTGTTGGCCATAAGTGTTGAAAGTACTAATTGCTGGCTTTTGGTAAATTGACTGCCCGAATCCACTGAAAGCAGTTTGTGGCTTAGTTATTGGTTTAAATGTAGTCGGAGTGTTTGTGTACTTAATAGCGGATTGTTGACCGTAAGTGTTTACAGTACTGATTGCAGGCTTCTGATAAACTGACTGTGCGAAACTACTTACAGAAACTTGTGGCTTAGGTGTAATAGCCAAAGGCTTAACCGAGTATTGTGCCGCTGATTGTTGACCATAAGTATTTAAAGTACTGACAGCTGGCTTAGAAGTCACAATTATTGGTTTGATTGTTGTTGGAGTGCTTGTATACCTCTCTGAAGTTGGTTGCAATAGTGAGACTTCTGCCTTTGGTGGCAGGTAAGATAGACCAGGTTTGGCTGTTGAACTTTGTGTGAAATAAGTTTGACTCACTGCTGGCTTCTGGTAAGATGTCTGTCCAAAACTTTGGAAAGTTTGAGTTTTGATGGGAGCTGATACCAAAGGCTTCTGATATTGAACAACTGGCTGCTTGTAGACTGGCTTAGCGGTAGTAACAACAATTGGTTTCTGATATTGAACAACGGCAGGCTTTGAAATAGTTTGACCAAAGCCTTGGAATGTATTGAAACTTGTCTGTGGCTTAGCTGTAATAACTGCGGGTCTGGGAGTTGATGTAACTGTCAGAACTGCAGGGGCAACAGTGGATGAAGAACCTTGGATGTTGTATTGAACAACAGCAGGCTTCAAAGTTGGCTGAACTGTGATAGCTGATAGTGGCTTACTTGGTGGCAAGTATGATGGACCAATGTTAGTAAATGATGTAAGTGGTTTCTGGGAGAATGTTGAAGTAGTTTGGGTATAACCAGTAGATGGAGCTTGGTATTGTGCATTTTGGTATTGACCTATCTTTGAGGTAGCAACACTAACAGTCTTCAATGGCTGTTGGTTAATTTTGTTGCCAAATCCACCAAAAGGCTTAGAGAATCCAAGACCTTGGAAGGAACCGAAACCTGATAGTGGTTTCACAGATTGCGGCTTTAATAAAACTGCTTGAGAAACCTGGACCGGTTGAACAGGAATTGGTTGAGCAACAACGGGTTGCACAGTAACTGGTTTAACGACGATGGGCTTAGCATAGATTGGTTTAGCGATGATTGGCTTAACAGTTTGATAAGAAACTGGTTGAAGGGTGACCGGCTTTACCGAAATTGGTCGAACGGTGATGGGTTGAACGTAAGTTGGTTTTACAACGGACACCTGAGGCTTGTAGGATTGGAAACCACCGAACGATGGCTTAAATTTAGTTGCAATCGAAGACTGATATTGTCCTTGGTTAATGTTTGACTGACCAAAGCCTTGGAATGAACCAAATGAGGTTTGGGGTTTTGAAGTCACTGAAACAACTGGAGCCTTGTATTGGCCGGATCCGAGTGTTGAAACAGATTGTCCGAATCCTTGGTAGGCACCAAAGTTGGTTTGAGGCTTAGATGTCACCGAAACAACTGGAGCCTTATATTGGCCTGATCCGAGTGTTGAAACAGACTGTCCGAATCCCTGGTAGGCACCAAAGTTGGTTTGGGGCTTAGATGTGACAACTGGAGTCTTATACTGTCCCGATACGTATTGGCCAGATCCAGATGTAAATGAAGATTGACCGAATCCTTGGCCATATGAAACTGGTCGACTGAAACTAGTCGAAGACTGTGCAAATGATGACGATCCTCCATACGAAGTTTGAGGTTTGGTCACAATTGGTGCTTTGTATTGACCAAATCCTTGGTTAATACTTGTTTGTGGCTTAACAGTATAAACTGCTGCAGGTTTAGGTGTAGTAGCTGCAACTATATATTCTTTTGGTTTGGTGTAGATAGTCTGCGATCCAAAAGAATTAAGTCCATCACTAAAGCCAACCAATGGCTTGGAATAATCGTATCCATCTTCTTCAGCTGTGCAAAGGCTTACACCAGCCAAAAGAAGGACgctctataaattaaaaaaaaaaaaacaaaagtttaataacatGTAATTCTCAATACAACTTCTAGaaataaaagaacacaaaattccCTTACCAAAATTATATTACCCACGAACATCCTAATCAGCATCTTCTTTGCCAGAAAAACACCGAACTTCTAACGCTTCGCTGCACATGGCAtctgcttatataatttttagcCATTTCAGGATCCGGTTCGGATCAGCCCAACCCctaaatgattaaaaataacaaaaaaaaacaaaaactaaaatctaaaacataaaacaacatCTTCCACCTTGGAGTAAAATTAAGTTATGGCTTATACCTATTCGGTTTTGCaaatattataatttctttttttggtttattttcataaatcttAGAAGTACAGTGGGCAGCAAAAATATGTGAACACAAatcgatattttttatttgaattaacattatttgtagtcttaatttttgttcgtaattctttctatttaaattaaataataaactatttcaaaatttaaaggtaAAGTTGAAGTTGACTTAGTATAAATTTAgtcttattattaatattattaaaaatattaaaaaatattaaaataattattttatactaTTCTTTAATTTATGCAAAAAAAGTAAACCTTTGTTGGTTAATTTACTTTTTGGGCGCCTTCTTAGATTTCTTAAATACCGACAATTTTCCCAAGATAAAATAGCTGATCCAAAGTTTAAAGCGAATTTATCTGAAATTcacgtttattttcaaaatgctgGTGGCTGACGTATGAAGACTAACAAGCTTTTTCTATCATCATCTCTTCAAGAGTTCAATGTCATTATCATTGTTGAAACGTGGCAGAATTTAAATTCTACATCGTATGAGCTCTTTCACTCTTCGTACAATGTTTATCGTAAAGATCGTTCAACTAAGACATCAAAACTTTCAGTTATttccaaagtttttgaaaaaatggtcgCCCATGGTTTTATAAAGGGTAGATCAACATTTACTAATTTAAGTctatttgcaaattattgttataatcaTGTAAAAAAGAGTAGGAGAGTTGATGTCCGGTACAGTGTACTGATTTTGTTAAAGCCTTTGACCGCGTGCATCTTCTTCTCCTAAAAAGCTTAAGATGTTAGGATTGAATGCTTATTTATACCTGTCTGTTTTCTACAAGATGTAAAAATAGATGATtgtgtttcaaattttatagaCGTGGTGTCGGATCATCCACAAGGCAGTCATTTGGGTCCActtctttttaaatgatttagcttctactttaaaattttgtaactgCTTGATGTACTTACATCGATGATGTGAAAGTTCTTACAGCAAAATCTTCACTTGAAGATTGTTTATTAATGCAGTTGGATAttcaaaatgttcttaattGGTGCGACTACAATCATCTTCAGCTGAATTActcgaaatgaaaatttttagtGTGTCTAGTCTCATCCCTGATTgactttgaatataaattctatGATGTAAGTCTTCTGAGGGTAATTGAAGTAAATGGTCTTGGgtgatttttaattcaaagatgGTCTTTAGATCTCATGTTGATTATATTGTATCTAaaagtatttcattttaaagttttcttgaaGCTGTACTTAAAAGATACTTGTATACTTTGAAAACCTTATTAActccccataggaagttattgtaatgagtccgatttgtcatattgaaaattttgacatttctcgacgtttcaatgtccctagagtcgaaataaaagatttttagaaagttgtctgtgcgtgctgtgtacgttcgcgacgtatttttcgtcgtccatagctcaagaaccagaagagatatctattttaaatgaatttttttatacagataataaggcagaaagatgcagaaagggctctgaaaaaattgcgtgtgtggttttttttaccacagcagtttgaaaaaaaggtgacaattttggttaaccctaaatatctcgagaaccaaaaacgctagagacttgaattaaattttatattatgtactgtaacgtgatatcaaagaagtgtatttaaaaaaaaatctattacacggttttttttataaatcaaaaaaactgaaaaaaaatatgtcgcctccaaaattttacgaccaaaatatgatttcatctccaaaacgattttgtgcaacgaagaataatgtttttgacattcgataaaatttaaaaaaaaacagaattgacatttttttacaaaaaataaaactctaaaaaaaaactatactgaaacttggtaaaaatttactttcgaatcaaatagcttttcaaaaattgtagatattggcttcaaaatgattttatttcaaagaaaatattgttttcgatattcagtaatttttatataaaaatccaagtctgtttttcataaaaaatagtacgcaaatttggtaaaaattgatacgagtacatatagacaaacttttaagcaaaacaatttgacagacgggatgggaagttatcagtctgggtcgcatcccagcctctttttatattttgtgttcattcaattaataaatgaaaatattaccCTTTGCATCTGATTTCTCGTATCTACTTTAATATTCTCCAAAGAAACCTgagtaatttaattatttatttaatgttatcGTTCTTTTATAAGTTTGGCAgtatagacattttttaaattttgtgcaaTGTAAAGTAGAAATCTGGGATAGAACGGTCTCCTGTTATTAACATCTTATTGATAATTTTACTGTATACAACTGAGTTTCTTAAGCTAAACCAATTTTAtcacatttattaataaattccaaaaacatttgaatttattggaaaattattGCTTATACTGTAGACGATTTTTGTCACATAATTATGATAATGTTTTTCTAATAACTGCtctcaaatttggaaaaaatatcaattaactaaaaaaaattaattgtcacctcgaatatttaagaaacattaaataatatatttgcaATATAATTTCATGcatcgaagaataatgttttgtcatctggtaaaataattttttttactaaaggtTTTTACGGAAtaggaaagttatcagtgtgagtcatACCCAAGCCTCTTCTTTTTCAgagagaatatttcaaaaacttaacacaagaaatttatcaattccaaaaataaaatttcgtaacgttttttatttaaatgccaAATGTCACTTTACCAATGTTTTATACCGTTTTTCTCCAAATCTATCAGCTGTGTAGAAAAATTCTTGTAACCGATTTTTGGTACAATCCAATGAGCTATATCGTGTATTAACAATATTAATTTCGGATATATTTGAACAAAACTGCACTCTACCCCTTACACTCCTTTAATTACAGCATTCTAAATTAAAGGTCATTTTTAAGAAGTAAAGAGTACGTTTGTCATGAATAAGCTTTTAGTTCTCCACCAAAGTTCagttttgtttgaagttttatttttaagtaaagcCAATCTTAAGGTTAACGAATAATATTCATCCCGAAAACCCAAGATTtcgtatacaaatttaaacattaaagtTTAAACGAATAACACGTTTTCTGGATTAAGGGTCTGGtaattaaacaacaacaagCTGAAGTTAAAACTTGGATTTTCTAGTTAAAGTTAGATTTTgtgtgattaaaaaaaaaactttatgtaaaATAGAACTTCTTTTAGTAATAGCTGCTTTAAAATAACCAAAGCTAAACTTAAGTGGGCTTTGCTTGATTCTCCAGTGTAGGAGAACATTCAGTCCAGTTATACGCCCTGCAGTGTATCAATAAAGTCAACACATGTGATATGCATAAGCAAGCGAAAGCTTGAAATATTAATCTCAAGCTATAATTTTCTTGGTAAAGCTATTAAGTGTAATCTTTTTCTTACTCGCATGAGCTTACAGAGCTAAAGCTAGAACTGTTAAGCTTTAGCTATTAGTAATAATTTATGGCTCTGACTAGCTTTATTTTGATGCAAGAATAACTTtagttttagctttttttaattcacctTTTGAGTTTTCAGGattctggatttttgaatttttctgaattaaaaatttcggGGTTTGGGCTGTAGCCCGATAAGAATTAGTTGTTAAAAGTGTTGTAACGTAAAGTATTCGTTGTTGTAAAATTacaaggttttattttaattgttaacatattaatataaaattacaaattactaCTAAATTAGGACATCGacacaatacaaacaatttcaaattttttaatttgtcatcatttattttttactgcTTGCATTTTTGTAAGTAACACgaattttattctaatttttacATTAATAGTTTTGgttgaaattataaataaaaataaattaggtggcgcagtagtccgtagagaaccaggacctagtgacttacaattctcaaccattcctgtgtgtgagggatggaggctaatttgagaaaacacttgttaatgacaagaattattcttggagaatttgtcaattctccTCAAGAGGAATTagccgtgaataaaactttaggtgacacaggcagggatcgaacccaaggcctctcgcatgacagtccaacgggTATTtggttgaaattaaaaaattaaatttcgcaTAGTAAGAattgtaattttcaaattcagttTAACAGTTCTTTTTTGTTCAACTTCTCAAAAACATAAGGTGATTATCTTTTTTATACTCTCTTTTCGCCCAAAACCATAATGCCCAAATACTAAAGCGTTAAAAAGTCGAAATCGGTCACAAAacccaaaaagatttaaaaaaatcgacgacaaaaattaaatcgaatGTCGTAACACCCAAATAAGGTTTGAGTAAACGAactccaaaattgtttttgttatttagccccctcaaaataatttttgatttgggTTTTATAACATAAGGATTGGGCTTTGTAACAGTTATCTTATCACCCAACGATATATAACCCAAACTATATAATTACATAAATCCAAAAAAGAGAAATATATCCCTAAGAAAACTTCAAAAGGCCCAAATAAAACGTCATATTACCCAAACCAACTTTCAAGCCAAACTTTCTGACATTTTCCATCGATTAATATTATCACATGTTATCTTTTGGGCGATATGTCATTTAGTAATTTTGgcgttatgatattttaaaatttattgggCATTTATTTTGGCTTTGCGgcattttcttctgaaaaacATTTTGGGCAACAAAGGCATTTTTGTTCGATATGacattaagaatatttttacattatttcatTGGGATACAACGCAGAacgcttgtttttatttggattgtcgaaaaacccaaacaaatttCAACGCCCATATATTAAGTCGATAATATTGCCCACATcgtacaaaaacaacatttaaaaaagaggctgaaatgcgacccacactgataacttcccatcccgtctgtcgatgtgtcttgcttaaaaagtttgaaggtttacgtgttgggttaaaaaagttgcctgttgaattatttttcaaattattaaaactaccaacaatatttttcatataatataacGAAAtaggttaattttttaaatctagttttgttaaaaagatttttagtcgaaaactattttttactaattttagtagcatttcttaaatttaaaagttcgatggatgaaattaatttgggaCATATTAAGAAAAgaacatcaattcttaccaaatttgagtaaaggtttttattttttataaaaaaacagttaattcgattgttctcaaaattttaccagatgtttaaaacgttatttttcgtagcacaatttgtttatagattaaatcattttgtattcgtaaaattttcattcgaaattttttttgatttataaaaaaaacgctaattggctgtttttccaaaaatttacttttttggtatcacgttacaatactcTCTATTGGTTCAAgagatattcagggttaaccaacatttttttttacttttttttaaactgctatggcaaaaaaatttgacaaatcggacccatta
It encodes:
- the LOC129939484 gene encoding uncharacterized protein LOC129939484, with protein sequence MLIRMFVGNIILSVLLLAGVSLCTAEEDGYDYSKPLVGFSDGLNSFGSQTIYTKPKEYIVAATTPKPAAVYTVKPQTSINQGFGQYKAPIVTKPQTSYGGSSSFAQSSTSFSRPVSYGQGFGQSSFTSGSGQYVSGQYKTPVVTSKPQTNFGAYQGFGQSVSTLGSGQYKAPVVSVTSKPQTNFGAYQGFGQSVSTLGSGQYKAPVVSVTSKPQTSFGSFQGFGQSNINQGQYQSSIATKFKPSFGGFQSYKPQVSVVKPTYVQPITVRPISVKPVTLQPVSYQTVKPIIAKPIYAKPIVVKPVTVQPVVAQPIPVQPVQVSQAVLLKPQSVKPLSGFGSFQGLGFSKPFGGFGNKINQQPLKTVSVATSKIGQYQNAQYQAPSTGYTQTTSTFSQKPLTSFTNIGPSYLPPSKPLSAITVQPTLKPAVVQYNIQGSSSTVAPAVLTVTSTPRPAVITAKPQTSFNTFQGFGQTISKPAVVQYQKPIVVTTAKPVYKQPVVQYQKPLVSAPIKTQTFQSFGQTSYQKPAVSQTYFTQSSTAKPGLSYLPPKAEVSLLQPTSERYTSTPTTIKPIIVTSKPAVSTLNTYGQQSAAQYSVKPLAITPKPQVSVSSFAQSVYQKPAISTVNTYGQQSAIKYTNTPTTFKPITKPQTAFSGFGQSIYQKPAISTFNTYGQQSAIKYTNTPTTFKPITVTTKPQTAYNTFGQQTAIKYTNTPQTAFSGYGQSVYQKPAISTFNTYGQQSAIKYTNTPTTSKPLTVTAKPQTAFSGYGQSVYQKPAISTFNTYGQQSAIKYTSAPTTLKPIISVTAKPQTAFSGYKQSVYQKPAISTFNTYGQQSAIKYTNTPTTLKPIITVTAKPQTAFSGYGQSVYQKPAISTFNTYGQQSAIKYTSTPTTLKPIISVTAKPQTAFSGYGQSVYQKPAISTFNTYGQQSAIKYTSTPTTLKPIITVTAKPQTAFTGFEQSVYQKPAISTLSTYGQQSAIKYTNTPTTVKPLAVYQAPIIVSTTAKPQEYIVSSTLAPSSITLSPDSLTYLPPKGAELPLNAASASGAVSESFFEFPSATANQVVDVAQEQKVGGFGELSTIRNQRSSSEAQEQKVEGIDLRSNKLTETNNGQEEEEEISSGNIDKVDSSSAPAHHRTTRDTYSSQGYQDEYTPPIGYLSYQGNPITSQQFGGVQPNSYQGIPYQQIVQAQTSLGLEGQQTFAPQQSFQDGQYQGSNNGYGIQNQDPYNFEGQYGYISSVEDQQQQIPQQNYEAAASYTDTVNTQIPDDSSVQDPKPLNREEQQARQVEEKPENNFQNLQPGSYIGPHVNKNSDQEYNVFDYDQFSTNPEDADTDADV